A window of Acidobacteriota bacterium contains these coding sequences:
- a CDS encoding site-specific DNA-methyltransferase, translating to MEDVYAEAPFWNVFGSTEIEMTPEQREELVRLLNLGEEISPAWSRILFPPEKREYELIYHGKERAEDILADALAVPLQPVRTFGNIGVDWHNMLIFGDNLQVMKTLLEMKKAGKLRNADGTDGVRLVYIDPPFSTRRDYLGTEDQRAYQDKIAGSRFLEFLRRRLVLIRELLSDDGTFFVHLDLKKIHHVKLLLDEIFGESRILNEIVWYYENKLGTGGDVLDRRHDTLLWYGVGKKHRFNVLHEPVKERKLQPVTQKIGGKRIWLRDENEKRLYRPSRSTRPVGDIWTLPIINPVASERLGYPTQKPEVLLDRVIQMASGQGDIVLDAFAGSGTTCAVAEKLGRRWIGIDCGKLAVYTIQKRMLNLCKKIGNKGPKLQPKPFTLFNAGLYDFSKLRNLSWKDWRFFALQLFQCRDQPHDVGGVAFDGFRQGADVMVFNHFMHKNAVISEETIREIHEAVGTRIGSKVFVIAPALAFDFQQDYITLGGVRYYALRIPYSIIHELHRREFTALKQPADEMAVNDTVEAVGFDFIRTPELEYELGRTRQTGESFEQVFIEIKSFQSDFVVSEPFRKRANRETLSMVMIDFNYDEKSQVFDLDAVQYADEIKQAGWKVTFCHDLIGRKVMVVFVDIYGNEARILIDSRDFEKIGRKAPAGSRNARSEKDAAKKVEGK from the coding sequence TTGGAAGATGTATACGCAGAAGCACCTTTCTGGAACGTTTTCGGTAGCACTGAAATCGAAATGACCCCCGAACAACGTGAAGAACTTGTCCGCCTGCTGAATCTGGGGGAGGAAATTTCTCCTGCATGGTCCCGGATTCTGTTCCCTCCAGAAAAACGGGAGTATGAGCTTATCTATCACGGCAAGGAACGGGCGGAAGACATCCTAGCCGACGCGCTTGCCGTCCCGCTGCAGCCCGTTCGCACTTTCGGCAATATCGGTGTTGACTGGCACAACATGCTTATCTTTGGCGACAACCTTCAGGTTATGAAAACGTTGCTGGAGATGAAAAAGGCCGGCAAACTGCGAAACGCTGATGGAACAGACGGTGTGCGACTTGTCTATATTGATCCACCATTCTCTACGCGAAGGGACTATCTCGGTACAGAAGACCAGAGGGCCTATCAGGACAAAATCGCGGGCTCCAGATTTCTTGAATTCCTCAGAAGGCGACTGGTCCTCATCAGGGAACTACTTAGCGATGACGGCACATTTTTTGTTCATCTCGACTTGAAGAAGATCCACCATGTAAAGCTCCTTCTTGACGAGATATTTGGTGAAAGCAGAATACTTAACGAGATTGTCTGGTATTACGAGAACAAGCTTGGAACAGGCGGAGACGTTCTAGACCGTCGACATGACACGCTTCTTTGGTATGGAGTCGGTAAGAAACATAGGTTCAATGTCCTACATGAGCCGGTAAAAGAACGCAAGCTCCAGCCCGTTACTCAGAAGATCGGTGGCAAAAGGATCTGGCTCCGCGACGAAAATGAGAAGCGGCTTTACCGACCCAGCCGCAGTACACGACCGGTCGGTGATATATGGACGTTGCCGATCATCAATCCCGTTGCTAGTGAGCGGCTCGGTTACCCGACTCAGAAGCCTGAGGTCCTACTAGATCGCGTGATACAGATGGCTTCAGGCCAAGGGGACATCGTCCTGGATGCATTTGCTGGCTCGGGCACGACATGCGCCGTGGCCGAGAAGCTTGGGCGGCGCTGGATTGGAATAGACTGCGGTAAGCTTGCCGTCTACACGATCCAGAAACGTATGCTGAACCTCTGCAAGAAGATTGGCAATAAGGGACCAAAGCTCCAACCCAAGCCGTTCACCCTCTTCAATGCCGGATTATACGACTTCTCGAAGCTCCGAAACCTCTCGTGGAAGGACTGGCGATTCTTTGCGCTGCAGTTGTTCCAGTGTCGCGACCAGCCTCACGATGTAGGCGGCGTGGCGTTCGATGGGTTTCGCCAAGGTGCAGACGTGATGGTGTTTAACCATTTTATGCACAAGAACGCTGTGATTAGTGAGGAAACAATCCGAGAGATTCACGAGGCGGTTGGAACCCGCATCGGAAGCAAGGTGTTCGTTATAGCTCCAGCGTTGGCGTTTGATTTCCAGCAGGACTACATCACACTCGGAGGCGTGCGCTACTACGCGCTGCGTATTCCTTATTCCATCATCCATGAGTTACACCGTAGGGAGTTTACTGCACTAAAGCAACCCGCGGATGAAATGGCGGTGAACGACACAGTTGAAGCGGTTGGGTTTGATTTCATCCGAACGCCAGAACTGGAATACGAACTCGGGCGGACAAGACAGACGGGTGAATCGTTCGAGCAAGTTTTCATTGAAATCAAGTCGTTCCAAAGCGACTTTGTGGTGAGCGAGCCATTTCGAAAGAGGGCCAATCGGGAAACGCTTTCCATGGTCATGATTGACTTCAACTATGACGAGAAAAGCCAGGTGTTTGATCTAGATGCGGTCCAATACGCGGATGAGATCAAACAGGCGGGATGGAAGGTAACGTTCTGCCACGACTTGATTGGCAGGAAAGTAATGGTGGTGTTCGTTGACATATATGGCAACGAAGCCCGGATTCTGATCGATTCACGGGATTTTGAGAAGATCGGGAGGAAAGCACCAGCGGGGAGCCGGAATGCGCGTTCCGAGAAAGACGCGGCAAAAAAGGTGGAAGGAAAATGA
- a CDS encoding DEAD/DEAH box helicase family protein: protein MDAIWTVMRYMAGGRYANLRELAKANFEANDELGSRYGSWKGMEAHLQMPDHLACSLDMATGTGKSYVLYGVAVILLAERLVDRVLVLCPSNTIEAGLLAKFRDLASNADLRDLLPSNVKVRAPKIINASETIVDCSICVENYHAILKHVKSSIRDSLSGKGDRVAVLNDEAHHVANETGTNVKRWKEFLLNPDYGFRYILGVSGTCYIGDQYFADVVNRYSLRQAIEQRFVKTVKYVAEMPQTDNPDEKWQLIYNRHQAWKKELKRRQIRPLTIIVTRDIKTCKRVAEELQRFLEERELLESEEAGAKVLPVTSAKEHQPNISRLKEVDNPESKVEWIVSVSMLSEGWDVKNVFQIVPHEERAFNSKLLIAQVLGRGLRRPDRWQGADPVVTIFNHDAWAGRIKHLVNEILELERRLGSRVLNDSPYHFELHNLNYTRETDTTHFPKTGEYRLLKQGYVELPSQVEIEDVTIGYESAVTGEHTKFETRIAHKTYSLAEVGEEMYRRLQSIDDESQQAEDPKDRTSYTRRFTRDRCLEIVKASATQARIKSGRITEENRQRVLQALGPLRRKTAKRVVYTLTPRALTTFTTRDRPAISCSAAELRRGDKTAFIPPGCDKTIPDEQVDFFREVEDPDGDFRAGREILSNSHDFKTPCNMVIADSTPERRVIRQLCERQNAVALDAWLKNAPQRYNAIEYAWKKGEHPKRGEFSPDFFIKVNNMIGNYIRSYPRAVPSTPITIDNKRLRKTDQSLLLVGISPKKEGASLSRPN, encoded by the coding sequence GTGGACGCCATCTGGACCGTCATGCGCTACATGGCAGGCGGACGGTATGCCAACCTAAGGGAATTGGCAAAGGCTAATTTCGAGGCCAATGACGAACTGGGATCAAGATATGGATCGTGGAAGGGAATGGAGGCTCATCTGCAGATGCCCGACCATCTTGCGTGTTCTCTCGACATGGCGACGGGGACCGGTAAGAGCTATGTGCTCTACGGTGTGGCCGTCATCTTGCTCGCCGAGCGGCTGGTGGACCGCGTACTCGTCCTGTGCCCATCCAATACGATCGAGGCCGGACTGCTGGCGAAATTTCGAGATCTGGCCAGCAATGCTGACCTTCGGGACCTACTCCCGTCTAACGTGAAGGTGCGCGCACCTAAAATCATCAACGCCTCAGAGACGATCGTGGATTGCTCTATCTGTGTGGAAAATTACCATGCGATTCTAAAGCATGTGAAGTCGTCGATTCGCGATAGCCTAAGCGGCAAGGGTGATCGGGTGGCCGTCCTAAATGACGAAGCTCATCACGTGGCTAACGAGACGGGCACGAACGTGAAACGATGGAAGGAGTTTTTGCTAAATCCCGACTATGGCTTTCGCTATATCTTGGGTGTTTCGGGAACCTGCTATATCGGTGACCAGTATTTCGCAGATGTTGTAAACCGTTACTCCCTGCGCCAAGCGATCGAGCAGCGTTTCGTCAAAACGGTGAAGTACGTGGCTGAAATGCCGCAGACGGACAATCCAGACGAGAAGTGGCAGCTCATCTATAACCGTCACCAAGCATGGAAAAAAGAGTTGAAACGGCGTCAAATCCGCCCGCTGACGATTATTGTTACAAGGGACATCAAGACGTGCAAACGAGTTGCTGAAGAACTCCAGCGTTTCCTTGAGGAACGGGAGTTGCTTGAGAGCGAAGAAGCAGGGGCGAAAGTGTTGCCGGTCACATCGGCAAAAGAACACCAGCCCAACATCTCAAGACTCAAAGAAGTGGACAATCCTGAGAGCAAAGTCGAGTGGATCGTGTCGGTGTCTATGTTGAGCGAGGGGTGGGATGTGAAGAACGTGTTCCAGATCGTGCCACACGAAGAACGTGCGTTCAACAGCAAACTGCTTATCGCCCAGGTTCTCGGTCGTGGGCTCCGCCGCCCAGACCGATGGCAGGGTGCGGATCCGGTGGTCACCATTTTTAATCACGACGCCTGGGCTGGTCGGATCAAGCACTTAGTGAACGAGATCCTTGAATTGGAGCGGCGGCTTGGATCACGTGTGCTTAACGATTCGCCCTATCACTTCGAATTGCACAATCTGAACTACACGCGGGAGACTGACACCACTCACTTTCCCAAAACGGGCGAGTATCGTTTGCTGAAGCAGGGCTATGTCGAGTTGCCGTCACAGGTAGAAATTGAGGATGTGACGATTGGCTATGAGTCTGCCGTTACGGGAGAGCATACGAAATTTGAGACGCGGATTGCACACAAGACATATTCACTCGCCGAAGTTGGCGAAGAGATGTATCGTCGCCTTCAGTCCATAGACGATGAGTCGCAACAGGCGGAAGATCCGAAGGACCGCACAAGCTACACTCGACGGTTCACGAGGGACCGCTGTTTGGAAATCGTCAAGGCATCGGCAACTCAGGCGAGAATCAAGAGCGGGCGAATAACCGAGGAAAACCGGCAACGGGTCTTGCAGGCCTTAGGTCCGCTTAGGCGCAAGACGGCAAAGCGCGTTGTCTACACGTTGACGCCGAGGGCGTTAACAACCTTTACTACGCGCGACCGCCCGGCTATCAGCTGCAGCGCCGCCGAGCTCCGCCGGGGAGATAAAACAGCTTTCATTCCACCGGGTTGCGACAAAACGATCCCCGATGAGCAAGTCGATTTTTTTCGTGAGGTTGAGGATCCGGATGGTGATTTCCGTGCTGGACGCGAAATTCTGAGCAACTCACACGACTTCAAAACTCCGTGCAACATGGTCATAGCCGACTCCACGCCCGAGCGGAGAGTTATTCGCCAGTTGTGTGAAAGGCAAAATGCCGTCGCGCTGGATGCATGGCTCAAAAACGCGCCTCAACGATACAATGCCATCGAGTACGCATGGAAGAAGGGCGAGCACCCCAAACGTGGCGAGTTTAGTCCGGACTTTTTCATTAAGGTGAATAACATGATTGGGAATTATATACGGTCCTACCCGAGAGCTGTCCCGAGTACCCCCATAACGATTGATAATAAACGGCTTAGAAAAACGGACCAATCTTTACTTTTGGTAGGAATTTCGCCAAAAAAAGAAGGTGCGTCCCTGAGTCGTCCCAATTGA